A part of Paenibacillus donghaensis genomic DNA contains:
- a CDS encoding DEAD/DEAH box helicase, with product MITPLRKIIVRLTLSEHGDALLYGTTDNGDFISGLILKQKLFAWHEESFYGTELMVQQAGEYAELVLLPAEQVIPFFAEQQLLQHVEWSWEGEAARLTGLAPLLADCLTQKKYIPSLRAYREGRLQWIWEDETLRKAAAESGGAAALTGLERGSSYGAGVRAAFSAAVSERYYASEAEAGDLRSEFPLLFERSGTAAAGMDEAGWLISIGWKADSAPFRPALQLLEPDGEEWHWRLQLVLQDKADPSVLAPLRLADTGEPLGTWPSGWSGHVEERAAGWLARLQGLLPAERFAPGSDVLSVPLSDEVAWRFLTADSQRLLAAGWQVLLPAWWQAASRKKPRLRAKVSSGEGSERGGDSLFGLDSLVDFDWRISIGDADLSEAEFAELVARGERLVQFRGKWISLDPALLSQIQRAMAGVDKSKGLSFQDVLQLHLLAAAQQDEQAAEAAEEQQQEEAARVRLEVELNEHLVRLISQLGQRSQWPQPPVPASLRAELRNYQHEGFAWLAFLRRFGLGACLADDMGLGKTVQLIAYLLHIKEQSGESGAVGRRQTDPPGWPALIICPTSVLGNWQKELQRFGPSLNVMLHYGSRRLDAGFFYGAASQADVVLTSYATASLDQELLREFTWAAVCLDEAQNIKNAQTKQSAAVRSFPALHRIALTGTPIENRLSELWSIYDFITPGYLGSPKAFNDRFVGAIEKEHNTDRTEDLQRLVKPFMLRRKKKDPAIQLDLPDKNEMKTYVHLTAEQAALYDQTVNGLLERMQKLEGIERKGAILSALTGLKQLCDHPMLLNKEALPEPEPGMVLDTAALIERSAKLERLLAMVRELREENERCLIFTQYIGMGKMLQAVLEQELQEPVLYLNGSTSKTARDKMIERFQTPQPPAEHGPQAAAAKSDQPNVFILSLKAGGVGLNLTAANHVFHFDRWWNPAVENQATDRAYRIGQTRDVQVHKFISLGTLEERIDEMLENKQQLSDNVISTSEGWITELSTDALKDLFTLRREWMG from the coding sequence GCTGCTGCCTGCGGAGCAGGTAATTCCTTTCTTCGCGGAGCAGCAGCTGCTGCAGCATGTGGAATGGAGCTGGGAAGGTGAGGCGGCCCGCCTGACCGGACTGGCTCCCCTGCTGGCCGACTGCCTGACGCAGAAGAAATACATTCCGAGCCTGAGGGCTTACCGCGAAGGCCGGCTGCAGTGGATCTGGGAAGACGAGACGCTGCGCAAGGCAGCGGCGGAGAGCGGCGGCGCAGCAGCGCTGACCGGCCTCGAACGCGGCAGCTCTTATGGCGCGGGTGTCCGCGCGGCGTTCTCCGCCGCCGTGTCGGAGCGCTATTATGCGTCAGAAGCCGAAGCCGGCGATCTGCGCAGCGAATTCCCGCTGCTGTTCGAGCGCAGCGGTACAGCGGCGGCCGGGATGGATGAAGCCGGCTGGCTGATCTCCATCGGCTGGAAGGCCGACAGCGCGCCGTTCCGGCCCGCGCTGCAGCTGCTGGAGCCGGACGGGGAGGAGTGGCATTGGCGCCTGCAGCTGGTGCTGCAGGACAAAGCCGACCCCTCCGTCCTTGCTCCGCTCCGGCTCGCCGACACGGGCGAGCCGCTGGGCACATGGCCGTCCGGCTGGTCCGGCCATGTGGAGGAGCGCGCCGCCGGCTGGCTGGCGCGCCTGCAGGGTCTGCTGCCTGCGGAGCGCTTCGCGCCGGGCAGCGATGTGCTGTCAGTCCCGCTCAGCGACGAAGTCGCCTGGCGGTTCCTGACAGCGGACAGCCAGCGGCTGCTCGCGGCCGGCTGGCAGGTGCTGCTGCCGGCGTGGTGGCAGGCCGCCAGCCGCAAGAAACCGCGCCTGCGCGCCAAGGTCAGCTCCGGCGAAGGCAGCGAACGCGGCGGGGATTCGCTGTTCGGGCTGGATTCGCTGGTCGATTTCGACTGGCGGATCTCGATTGGCGATGCGGATCTCTCGGAGGCCGAATTCGCCGAGCTGGTTGCGCGCGGGGAACGGCTGGTCCAGTTCCGCGGCAAATGGATCTCGCTGGACCCTGCGCTGCTGAGCCAGATCCAGCGAGCCATGGCCGGGGTGGACAAGTCCAAGGGCTTGTCCTTCCAGGATGTGCTGCAGCTGCATCTGCTGGCTGCCGCCCAGCAAGACGAGCAGGCTGCTGAGGCTGCAGAAGAGCAGCAACAGGAGGAAGCAGCCCGCGTCCGGCTGGAGGTGGAGCTGAACGAGCATCTCGTGCGGCTGATCAGTCAGCTCGGCCAGCGCTCGCAATGGCCGCAGCCACCGGTTCCGGCCAGCCTGCGGGCGGAGCTGCGCAATTATCAGCATGAAGGATTCGCTTGGCTGGCTTTCCTGCGCCGCTTCGGTCTGGGCGCCTGCCTGGCCGACGACATGGGGCTTGGCAAAACCGTGCAGCTGATCGCCTACCTGCTGCATATTAAAGAGCAGTCCGGCGAGAGCGGTGCGGTGGGCCGCCGCCAGACCGATCCGCCCGGCTGGCCTGCACTGATCATCTGCCCGACCTCCGTACTTGGCAACTGGCAGAAGGAGCTGCAGCGCTTCGGCCCATCGCTGAATGTGATGCTGCATTACGGCAGCCGCAGGCTGGATGCCGGGTTCTTCTACGGCGCGGCGTCACAGGCGGATGTGGTGCTGACCTCCTACGCTACCGCGTCGCTGGATCAGGAACTGCTGAGAGAGTTCACCTGGGCGGCTGTCTGCCTCGATGAAGCGCAGAATATCAAGAACGCCCAGACGAAGCAGTCTGCAGCGGTGCGCAGCTTCCCGGCGTTGCACCGGATTGCCCTGACAGGTACGCCGATTGAGAACCGTCTATCCGAGCTGTGGTCGATATATGATTTCATTACGCCGGGATATCTGGGGAGCCCCAAAGCGTTCAACGACCGGTTCGTAGGTGCTATCGAGAAGGAGCATAACACGGACCGGACCGAGGATCTGCAGCGGCTGGTGAAGCCGTTTATGCTGCGTCGCAAGAAGAAGGACCCGGCCATTCAGCTGGATCTGCCGGACAAAAATGAAATGAAAACCTATGTTCACCTGACCGCCGAGCAGGCGGCGCTGTACGACCAGACGGTAAACGGACTGCTGGAGCGGATGCAGAAGCTGGAAGGTATCGAGCGCAAAGGTGCGATTCTCAGCGCCTTAACCGGGCTGAAGCAGCTGTGCGATCATCCGATGCTGCTGAACAAGGAAGCCCTGCCTGAACCCGAGCCGGGCATGGTGCTGGACACGGCGGCGCTGATCGAACGCTCCGCCAAGCTGGAACGGCTGCTGGCCATGGTCCGCGAGCTGCGCGAGGAGAATGAGCGCTGCCTGATCTTCACCCAATATATCGGCATGGGCAAGATGCTTCAGGCCGTGCTGGAGCAGGAGCTGCAGGAGCCGGTGCTCTACCTGAACGGCAGCACCTCCAAAACCGCACGCGACAAGATGATCGAACGCTTCCAGACGCCTCAACCTCCGGCAGAGCATGGGCCGCAGGCGGCAGCGGCCAAGTCCGATCAGCCGAATGTATTTATCCTGTCGCTGAAGGCAGGCGGTGTTGGCCTCAACCTTACCGCCGCCAACCATGTGTTCCACTTTGACCGCTGGTGGAACCCGGCTGTCGAGAATCAGGCCACGGACCGGGCCTACCGGATTGGTCAGACTCGCGATGTGCAGGTGCATAAGTTCATCTCGCTCGGCACGCTGGAGGAGAGAATCGACGAGATGCTGGAGAACAAGCAGCAGCTGAGCGACAACGTAATCTCCACCTCGGAGGGCTGGATTACCGAGCTGTCCACCGATGCGCTGAAGGATCTGTTCACGCTGCGGCGGGAGTGGATGGGCTGA